In a genomic window of Victivallis lenta:
- a CDS encoding lytic transglycosylase domain-containing protein, producing MKRRGTILLLRWTGIVLLALVLAAFWFREELRDCVVDDTRFAPEIAAAARRNGLDPLLVRSVIFQESRFDPFARGRAGEVGLMQVLPSGAAAEWARVNGKPAPDVTELLNPETNLKIGCWYLARGMRRYAKYRQGAELALARYNAGESRADKWKPAKFDGDVIDRIRIASTKRYVTKIMERYRNYLEEERRQQ from the coding sequence TTGAAGCGGCGCGGAACGATTCTGCTTCTCCGCTGGACCGGTATCGTGCTGCTGGCTTTGGTGCTGGCGGCGTTCTGGTTCCGCGAGGAGCTGCGGGATTGCGTCGTCGACGATACGCGGTTTGCGCCGGAGATCGCGGCGGCGGCGCGGCGGAACGGGCTCGACCCGCTTCTGGTCCGCTCGGTGATTTTTCAGGAGAGCCGCTTCGATCCGTTTGCGCGGGGCCGGGCCGGAGAGGTGGGGCTTATGCAGGTGCTGCCCTCCGGGGCCGCGGCCGAATGGGCCCGGGTCAACGGGAAACCGGCGCCGGACGTCACGGAACTTCTGAATCCGGAGACGAACCTGAAGATCGGCTGCTGGTACCTGGCCCGCGGAATGCGGCGGTACGCGAAGTACCGGCAGGGCGCCGAGCTGGCGCTGGCCCGTTATAACGCCGGGGAGAGCCGGGCGGATAAATGGAAGCCGGCGAAGTTCGACGGCGACGTGATCGACCGGATTCGGATTGCGAGCACGAAGCGTTATGTGACGAAGATCATGGAACGTTACCGGAACTATCTGGAAGAGGAGCGCCGGCAGCAGTAG